The Antennarius striatus isolate MH-2024 chromosome 20, ASM4005453v1, whole genome shotgun sequence genome includes a region encoding these proteins:
- the mogat3a gene encoding 2-acylglycerol O-acyltransferase 1 isoform X2 encodes MKIEFAPLNIPMCRRLQTAAVLQWVFSFLALAQCCLAAFVLLALSDWWMLTLLYAGWLWLDWDTPKCGGRRSQWVRNWRLWDYFRDYFPLMLVKTVDLDPKKNYIFGFHPHGVLAAGAFANFCTEATGFSDLFPGLTSHLLMLPFWFKVPLFRDYIMCGGLVSSCKSSLSYLVSRPEGGNVAVIAVGGAPEALDARPGALTLQVRNRKGFIKLALKHGAQLVPVFSFGENELFDQMENPTGSTLRRLQNRLQGIMGVAMPLFHARGVFQYSFGLIPYRKPIFTVVGKPIPVTQTPSPNSEDIESLHQTYLHNLIDLFEQHKQTYGLTENQHLNLTSSTASCL; translated from the exons ATGAAGATCGAATTCGCGCCGCTCAACATCCCGATGTGTCGCAGGCTGCAGACCGCTGCTGTGCTGCAGTGGGTCTTCTCGTTCCTGGCTTTAG CTCAGTGCTGTCTGGCAGCCTTTGTCCTCCTGGCTCTGTCTGATTGGTGGATGCTCACCCTGCTGTATGCTGGTTGGCTGTGGTTGGACTGGGACACTCCTAAATGTGGTGGTCGGAGGTCCCAGTGGGTCCGGAACTGGAGACTATGGGACTACTTCAGGGACTACTTCCCTCTGATG CTGGTTAAAACAGTTGATCTGGATCCAAAGAAAAACTACATCTTTGGATTTCATCCACACG GTGTGCTGGCTGCGGGGGCATTTGCAAACTTCTGCACGGAGGCCACAGGTTTCTCTGATCTGTTTCCTGGACTGACCTCTCACCTGTTGATGCTGCCGTTCTGGTTCAAAGTGCCACTTTTCAGAGACTATATCATGTGTGGAG GTCTGGTGTCCAGCTGTAAGTCCAGCCTGTCATACCTAGTTAGTCGTCCCGAAGGAGGTAATGTGGCTGTCATCGCAGTGGGTGGAGCTCCGGAGGCTTTAGATGCGAGACCAGGAGCATTAACACTACAG GTCCGAAACAGGAAAGGTTTCATCAAACTGGCCCTCAAACATGG AGCTCAGCTcgttcctgtcttttcttttggaGAGAATGAGTTGTTCGATCAGATGGAAAATCCCACTGGCTCAACTCTGAGAAGGCTGCAG AATCGATTACAAGGCATCATGGGAGTAGCAATGCCCCTGTTTCATGCCAGAGGGGTTTTCCAGTACAGCTTTGGTCTGATTCCTTACAGGAAGCCCATCTTCACTGTCG TGGGGAAGCCTATCCCAGTTACCCAGACACCAAGTCCCAACAGTGAGGATATTGAGAGTCTTCACCAAACTTACCTGCATAATTTGATTGACCTGTTCGAGCAGCACAAACAGACCTATGGCCTTACTGAAAACCAGCACCTGAACTTAAC
- the mogat3a gene encoding 2-acylglycerol O-acyltransferase 1 isoform X1: MKIEFAPLNIPMCRRLQTAAVLQWVFSFLALAQCCLAAFVLLALSDWWMLTLLYAGWLWLDWDTPKCGGRRSQWVRNWRLWDYFRDYFPLMLVKTVDLDPKKNYIFGFHPHGVLAAGAFANFCTEATGFSDLFPGLTSHLLMLPFWFKVPLFRDYIMCGGLVSSCKSSLSYLVSRPEGGNVAVIAVGGAPEALDARPGALTLQVRNRKGFIKLALKHGAQLVPVFSFGENELFDQMENPTGSTLRRLQNRLQGIMGVAMPLFHARGVFQYSFGLIPYRKPIFTVVGKPIPVTQTPSPNSEDIESLHQTYLHNLIDLFEQHKQTYGLTENQHLNLTENRHMLIVHLNQVFIWSPSQLSIHLTV, encoded by the exons ATGAAGATCGAATTCGCGCCGCTCAACATCCCGATGTGTCGCAGGCTGCAGACCGCTGCTGTGCTGCAGTGGGTCTTCTCGTTCCTGGCTTTAG CTCAGTGCTGTCTGGCAGCCTTTGTCCTCCTGGCTCTGTCTGATTGGTGGATGCTCACCCTGCTGTATGCTGGTTGGCTGTGGTTGGACTGGGACACTCCTAAATGTGGTGGTCGGAGGTCCCAGTGGGTCCGGAACTGGAGACTATGGGACTACTTCAGGGACTACTTCCCTCTGATG CTGGTTAAAACAGTTGATCTGGATCCAAAGAAAAACTACATCTTTGGATTTCATCCACACG GTGTGCTGGCTGCGGGGGCATTTGCAAACTTCTGCACGGAGGCCACAGGTTTCTCTGATCTGTTTCCTGGACTGACCTCTCACCTGTTGATGCTGCCGTTCTGGTTCAAAGTGCCACTTTTCAGAGACTATATCATGTGTGGAG GTCTGGTGTCCAGCTGTAAGTCCAGCCTGTCATACCTAGTTAGTCGTCCCGAAGGAGGTAATGTGGCTGTCATCGCAGTGGGTGGAGCTCCGGAGGCTTTAGATGCGAGACCAGGAGCATTAACACTACAG GTCCGAAACAGGAAAGGTTTCATCAAACTGGCCCTCAAACATGG AGCTCAGCTcgttcctgtcttttcttttggaGAGAATGAGTTGTTCGATCAGATGGAAAATCCCACTGGCTCAACTCTGAGAAGGCTGCAG AATCGATTACAAGGCATCATGGGAGTAGCAATGCCCCTGTTTCATGCCAGAGGGGTTTTCCAGTACAGCTTTGGTCTGATTCCTTACAGGAAGCCCATCTTCACTGTCG TGGGGAAGCCTATCCCAGTTACCCAGACACCAAGTCCCAACAGTGAGGATATTGAGAGTCTTCACCAAACTTACCTGCATAATTTGATTGACCTGTTCGAGCAGCACAAACAGACCTATGGCCTTACTGAAAACCAGCACCTGAACTTAAC GGAAAATCGTCACATGCTCATTGTTCATCTCAACCAAGTTTTTATCTGGAGTCCATCACAGTTAAGTATCCATTTAACAGTTTAG
- the mogat3a gene encoding 2-acylglycerol O-acyltransferase 1 isoform X3 encodes MLTLLYAGWLWLDWDTPKCGGRRSQWVRNWRLWDYFRDYFPLMLVKTVDLDPKKNYIFGFHPHGVLAAGAFANFCTEATGFSDLFPGLTSHLLMLPFWFKVPLFRDYIMCGGLVSSCKSSLSYLVSRPEGGNVAVIAVGGAPEALDARPGALTLQVRNRKGFIKLALKHGAQLVPVFSFGENELFDQMENPTGSTLRRLQNRLQGIMGVAMPLFHARGVFQYSFGLIPYRKPIFTVVGKPIPVTQTPSPNSEDIESLHQTYLHNLIDLFEQHKQTYGLTENQHLNLTENRHMLIVHLNQVFIWSPSQLSIHLTV; translated from the exons ATGCTCACCCTGCTGTATGCTGGTTGGCTGTGGTTGGACTGGGACACTCCTAAATGTGGTGGTCGGAGGTCCCAGTGGGTCCGGAACTGGAGACTATGGGACTACTTCAGGGACTACTTCCCTCTGATG CTGGTTAAAACAGTTGATCTGGATCCAAAGAAAAACTACATCTTTGGATTTCATCCACACG GTGTGCTGGCTGCGGGGGCATTTGCAAACTTCTGCACGGAGGCCACAGGTTTCTCTGATCTGTTTCCTGGACTGACCTCTCACCTGTTGATGCTGCCGTTCTGGTTCAAAGTGCCACTTTTCAGAGACTATATCATGTGTGGAG GTCTGGTGTCCAGCTGTAAGTCCAGCCTGTCATACCTAGTTAGTCGTCCCGAAGGAGGTAATGTGGCTGTCATCGCAGTGGGTGGAGCTCCGGAGGCTTTAGATGCGAGACCAGGAGCATTAACACTACAG GTCCGAAACAGGAAAGGTTTCATCAAACTGGCCCTCAAACATGG AGCTCAGCTcgttcctgtcttttcttttggaGAGAATGAGTTGTTCGATCAGATGGAAAATCCCACTGGCTCAACTCTGAGAAGGCTGCAG AATCGATTACAAGGCATCATGGGAGTAGCAATGCCCCTGTTTCATGCCAGAGGGGTTTTCCAGTACAGCTTTGGTCTGATTCCTTACAGGAAGCCCATCTTCACTGTCG TGGGGAAGCCTATCCCAGTTACCCAGACACCAAGTCCCAACAGTGAGGATATTGAGAGTCTTCACCAAACTTACCTGCATAATTTGATTGACCTGTTCGAGCAGCACAAACAGACCTATGGCCTTACTGAAAACCAGCACCTGAACTTAAC GGAAAATCGTCACATGCTCATTGTTCATCTCAACCAAGTTTTTATCTGGAGTCCATCACAGTTAAGTATCCATTTAACAGTTTAG